Proteins encoded together in one Festucalex cinctus isolate MCC-2025b chromosome 8, RoL_Fcin_1.0, whole genome shotgun sequence window:
- the fancd2 gene encoding Fanconi anemia group D2 protein isoform X2, protein MTTLTAVQLEDLPVVVKFILHSISASDAYEVVCGLRQKLELEQCVLPPVLSQSRRKSKEAATSNSTTATTGSQDVITLIVDAIKSAVRFQKTISEAWLKAIESVEEVEGHKVIDLLVLFILHSTNANQSRRGAEKVLKMKVRTGLISEALLQKTFKANKQVLRGYFASILALAQSLLRSPDPCVVPFAGHMYRHSFTAFDTYCQQEVVGSLVTHVCSGVGGEVDMALELLCGLVTEKPTDMGPYAVFVKGILDYLDNLAPQQIRRLFHLLSGLAFGSQQGSHIQDDMHIVIRKQLSSTVPKYKRIGIIGGVMIIGNMGAIAPKAEGVQNKSLPPETFRQLSALLELVQSSSETSPETAALYCDELANLIQTSTLDPQVQEKICNRVLDVFQGDFVVDLGPEISGSFSFPARVMYDLDQDESQGGIAINLMPLLAKDVHSRAEQRSRDKKDNKSSLCLSPFFRLLRFCEEKQNQGDLEEIDALLGCPLILTDMDVVEKIDSLSKVEKEFICTLLFHTINWFREVVNAFCKMKDKEMKMKVMTRLQNITYLHTLLERALAGTPGYVPPVANFDGESTDMIVPSTAAPLNKTKKDASGKKRKAPGKNSSQGSSPVEDKTEEDETQQEPEKEREKEKEARQGVNLTSYRPFFRELDLEILSVLQCGLRARLTLDSDVGAKENKEVLLGPAELVFLLEDMLRKLEFRLTAALAKRVPFLKVRADKSIGFSHLQQKSPKDVASFCVQMLPALCSHLENCHNYFQTLLSDNDGVVDGPTTDAQEHQLISSCCQLLLQVFNTIFSWSGFSQPDHRSLLKKALGVLAGRLKDGGAELSLELLVKHSFEYLLNFRSTIPNLSSALCLSQLLSTVSEKGNAASYREQTASLARAFLSQSWVTVSGEKQRGTKFNEALHTLLSIYLEHVDDVLKAVEEIANGGFSQIINASKDESSASWPTLSRQTFLVFYKVLMAELEKSVRKIPPGKISDNSEAQSEKLLTWNLAVRDFHILVNLVKVFDSRPVLNVCLKYGRLFLESFLKLGMPLLDYSFKRHKEDVQNLLKTFQLSTRQLHHICGHSKIHQDTSLTNHVPALKKSLELFVYRVKAMLTLNNCQGAFWMGNLKNRNLKGEEILSQRSQESEEEEEEQVAPQGQSEDEEQDSDAETKRKSNREENDDQNQTDDSETY, encoded by the exons ATGACCACCTTGACTGCCGTGCAACTAGAAGACCTGCCTGTGGTGGtcaaatttattttgcattccATCTCTGCATCTGATGCATATGAG GTGGTGTGTGGGCTCCGTCAGAAGCTAGAACTGGAGCAGTGTGTTCTCCCTCCCGTGTTATCCCAGAGCCGTCGTAAGAGCAAAGAAGCAGCAAC ATCCAACTCGACTACAGCAACCACTGGCAGCCAGGATGTCATTACACTGATCGTGGATGCCATCAAGTCAGCAGTGCGCTTCCAGAAAACCATCTCGGAAGCCTGGCTCAAG GCAATCGAGTCTGTGGAAGAAGTGGAGGGCCACAAG GTGATAGATCTTCTGGTGCTGTTCATCCTCCATTCCACTAACGCCAACCAGAGTCGCCGGGGAGCCGAGAAGGTGCTGAAGATGAAAGTAAGGACTGGCCTGATCTCCGAAGCGTTGCTGCAGAAGACCTTTAAGGCTAACAAGCAG GTCCTCCGGGGATATTTTGCATCCATCCTAGCTCTGGCTCAGAGTTTGCTGCGCTCGCCAGACCCCTGCGTGGTCCCGTTTGCCGGGCACATGTATCGGCATTCCTTCACTGCTTTTGATACATATTGCCAACAG GAGGTTGTGGGCTCACTGGTGACCCATGTCTGCAGTGGTGTCGGCGGCGAGGTGGACATGGCCCTGGAGCTGCTCTGCGGTCTGGTTACTGAAAAACCGACTGACATGGGACCGTATGCTGTTTTTGTCAAG GGAATTTTGGACTACCTGGACAATCTCGCACCTCAGCAGATTCGCAGACTTTTCCATCTGCTGAGCGGGCTAGCTTTTGGATCACAACAAGGCTCACACATTCAG GACGACATGCACATTGTGATCCGCAAACAACTCTCCAGCACCGTGCCCAAGTACAAGCGCATCGGGATCATCGGCGGCGTCATGATCATAGGCAACATGGGGGCCATCGC ACCTAAAGCCGAAGGTGTTCAGAACAAATCGTTGCCACCAGAGACATTCAGACAG TTGTCAGCCCTGTTGGAGTTGGTGCAGTCCAGTAGTGAGACTTCACCTGAAACTGCTGCTTTGTACTGTGATGAGCTGGCCAATCTGATTCAAACATCCACTCTGGACCCACAAGTACAG GAAAAGATCTGCAACAGAGTCTTAGATGTCTTCCAGGGTGACTTTGTGGTGGATCTGGGTCCAGAAATATCGGG GTCCTTCTCCTTCCCAGCCCGCGTCATGTACGACCTCGATCAGGATGAGAGTCAAGGAGGCATTGCCATCAACTTGATGCCTCTGCTGGCCAAAGACGTGCACAGCAGGGCGGAGCAGCGTAGTCGAGATAAGAAGGATAACAA gAGTTCTCTCTGTTTGTCCCCATTTTTCCGCCTGCTGCGCTTTTGTGAGGAGAAACAGAACCAAGGAGACTTAGAGGAGATTGATGCATTACTGG GTTGCCCTCTCATCCTAACAGACATGGATGTGGTAGAAAAAATAGACAGCCTGTCCAAAGTGGAGAAGGAGTTCATCTGCACTCTGCTGTTTCACACCATCAACTGGTTCAGAGAG GTGGTAAATGCATTTTGTAAGATGAAGGACAAAGAGATGAAGATGAAAGTGATGACCCGTCTGCAGAACATTACCTACCTGCACACCCTGTTGGAGAGGGCTCTAGCTG GTACTCCTGGCTATGTTCCCCCTGTTGCTAATTTTGATGGAGAGAGCACAGACATGATTGTACCCAGCACCGCTGCTCCTTTGAATaagacaaagaaag ATGCTTCTGGAAAGAAGAGGAAGGCGCCTGGGAAGAATTCCTCTCAAGGCAGTTCTCCGGTGGAGGACAAGACGGAAGAAGATGAAACACAGCAG GAGCCAGAGAAGGAGAGGGAGAAAGAGAAGGAAGCCCGACAAGGAGTCAACCTGACATCCTACAGGCCATTTTTCCGAGAGCTCGATTTGGAGATTCTCAGTGTGCTGCAATGTGGCTTGCGAGCCCGCTTAACGCTGGACTCTGATGTTGGCGCCAAG GAGAACAAGGAGGTTCTGTTGGGCCCGGCAGAGCTGGTTTTCCTGTTGGAAGATATGCTTCGCAAACTGGAGTTTCGTCTGACGGCCGCCCTGGCCAAAAGAGTGCCTTTTCTCAAG GTGAGGGCCGACAAGAGCATCGGCTTCTCTCACCTGCAGCAGAAGAGCCCCAAGGATGTAGCGTCCTTCTGTGTCCAGATGCTGCCTGCCCTCTGCTCTCACTTGGAGAACTGTCACAACTATTTTCAG ACATTGCTCTCTGACAATGACGGTGTTGTGGACGGCCCCACCACAGATGCTCAGGAGCACCAGTTAATATCTTCGTGCTGCCAGCTTCTCCTGCAAGTGTTCAACACCATCTTTAGCTG GTCTGGATTCAGCCAGCCCGACCATCGGAGCTTACTGAAGAAAGCTTTGGGAGTTTTGGCGGGTCGACTAAAAGATGGAGGAGCCGAGTTGAGCCTGGAACTGCTTGTTAA ACACAGCTTTGAATACCTGCTGAACTTCCGCAGCACCATTCCAAATCTCAGCTCAGCTCTGTGCCTCTCTCAGCTTTTGTCCACTGTTTCCGAGAAAGGAAACGCTGCTTCTTATAGGGAGCAGACTG CTTCTCTTGCACGGGCCTTCCTGAGCCAATCATGGGTGACAGTCAGTGGTGAAAAGCAACGAGGGAccaaattcaatgaagcgcttCACACGCTCCTTAG TATTTACCTGGAACATGTGGACGATGTTCTAAAGGCGGTGGAAGAAATAGCTAACGGAGGTTTCTCTCAGATCATCAACGCCTCGAAAGATGAGAGCTCCGCCTCCTGGCCGACGCTCAGCAG GCAGACATTCCTGGTCTTCTATAAAGTTTTGATGGCAGAGCTGGAAAAATCGGTCCGGAAGATTCCGCCTGGCAAAATCAGTGACAACAGCGAG GCCCAGAGCGAGAAGCTGCTGACATGGAACCTGGCAGTCCGGGACTTTCACATCCTGGTCAACCTTGTCAAG GTGTTTGACTCGAGGCCTGTCCTTAACGTGTGCCTTAAG TATGGACGTCTTTTCTTGGAGTCATTCCTGAAGTTGGGGATGCCGCTGCTCGACTACAGTTTTAAAAGGCACAAA GAGGACGTGCAGAACCTGTTGAAGACCTTCCAGCTCAGCACCCGCCAGCTCCATCACATTTGTGGACACTCCAAG ATCCACCAGGACACAAGTTTGACCAACCACGTTCCGGCCTTGAAGAAGAGTCTTGAGCTGTTTGTCTACAGAGTGAAGGCCATGCTCACGCTCAACAATTGTCAGGGGGCCTTTTGGATGGGAAACCTCAAGAATCGCAATCTGAAG GGTGAAGAAATTCTTTCTCAAAGGTCACAAGAAagtgaggaggaagaggaagaacaaGTGGCTCCACAGGGCCAATCGGAGGATGAG GAGCAGGACAGTGACGCCGAGACGAAAAGGAAGAGCAACAGAGAGGAGAATGATGATCAGAATCAAACAGATGACTCTGAAACATACTGA